ACCGCCGACATCGGCGCGCGCATTCGCCGTCTCTTCTGGCTCAAGGCGATCGGGACCACGGTCTTCACCTGGCTCTTTTTCATCGGCTACTTTCACATGCTGCGCAACCCGGCCTACCCGGTCGTGGTGATGCCGCTCACGGCGCTGGACCACCTGATTCCGTTCCAGCCCTACACGCTGGGCGCCTACCTCTCGCTGTGGGTCTACGTGGGCGTCGCGCCCGGCCTGCAGCCGAATTTTCGCGAGCTGGTGGTGTACGGGCTGTGGATCGGCGCGCTGTGCCTCACGGGCCTGGGCCTCTTCTACTTCTGGCCGACGCAGATACCGCCGCTTGCCATCGACGTCTCGGGCTATCCCGGCTTTGCGATGCTGCAGGGCGTGGATGCCGCGGGCAACGCCTGCCCCTCGATGCACGTGGCCGTGGCCATCTTCACGGCCATCCGCCTGGACCACGTGCTGCGCGAGGCGCGCACGCCGGCCTTTCTCCGCCTTGCCAACTGGCTCTGGTTTGCCGCCATTGCGTACTCGACACTGGCCATCAAGCAGCACGTGGTGCTCGACGCGCTGGCCGGCGCACTGCTGGGAATGGCCTTTGTGCTCGCCTCGCTTCGCTGGCGGCCGGGGGACAGAAGCCGGGGCCATGCGCTGGTGGGAGCGGATATCATTGGCCATCACTGACCCACAAGCCGAGCGAGGAAGGGGTCGATCCCATGGAGCGCCCCCAGGGCGGCGATCGATCAGCGGCCGGCATACGACAACAGGCATCGCACGATGAGTTCGCTGAAGGAATTGCAGGACCTGATCCACGAGAAGTACGGCATCGAACCGTCGAAGCTCGACCCCAACGCATCGATGCGCGAAACCGGCGGGCTCGACTCGCTGGCATTGGCCGAGTTCCTGTTTGCCATCGAAGACCACTTCGGCATCACCATGCCCGACGAAGACGCCAACATCGACACCCTGACCGAACTGGCGGTGCTGGTCGACAAGGTCAGGGCCGCGAAGACAGCGTGAACCACGAGGTCTGCGTCACCGGACTGGGCGTCGTGGCGCCGCACGGCGACGAGCCCGGCGCGCTGTTCCAGGCGCTGCTCGATGGTCAATCGGCCATCCGCCCGATCTTCCCCGAACTGCCCAGGCCTGCCGCCGCGGCCACGGTGGCCTTCGACGAAACACGCTGGTTCACCAAGCTGCAACTCGCCGGCGTCGACCGCGTGAGCCAGCTCGCGGTGGCCGCGGCCGATCTCGCGCTGCGCGATGCGGGCCTTGCCGCGAACGATGCCGATCCCGAACGCATGGGTGTCTACGCCGGCTGCGGCATGGGCGGCGCCGCGGCGCTGGAGGCGGCCTACCGCGGCAACGGGCGGGTATCGCCGCTCACCATTCCCGCCTTCATGCCCAATGCGCCCGCCGCCCACGTGGCCATGCGCCAGGGCGTGCAGGGACCGGTGCTGACCTATTCGATCGCCTGCGCCTCGTCGTCGGTGGCCATTGCCGAAGCGGCCAAGGCCATCCGGCGCGGCGAAGTCGACATGGCCATTGCCGGCGGCAGCGAAGCGCTGATCGTGCCGGGCGTGGTGCTGGCCTGGCAGGCCATGCAGACGCTGGCCAGCTTCCAACCCGGCGAGGCGGCCGGCGCGGTGCGGCCCTTCGCAAGCGACCGCAGCGGTTTTGCGCTGGGCGAAGGCGCGGCCTTCCTGGTGCTCGAATCCGCCGAACGCGCACGCGGCCGAGGCGCCCGCAGCTATGCCACGCTGGCCGGCTGGGGCCTGAGCAGCGATGCCACCCATCTCACCAAGCCCGATGCGCCCGGCCAGGCGCGTGCGCTGCGCCAGGCCCTGCGGCAGGCCGGGCTCGCACCGCGCGATGTGGGCTACTGCAATGCGCACGGCACCGCCACGCGCATCGGCGACGTGGTCGAGCGCAACGCGCTGGCCGATGTGTGGGGCAATGACCTGGACAGCCTGCGCGTCAGCTCCACCAAGGCGCTGCACGGCCACATGCTCGGTGCCGCGGGCGCCATCGAGGCGCTCGTCACGGTACTTGCGCTGCACCACCGGCAGTTGCCGCCGAATGCGAACTGCAGCGAAGTCGATCCGGCCTGCAGCCTGAATCTCGTGGCGCAGCACGACACGGGTGCGCCAGCCATCGAAGCGGCCATGAGCAACTCCTTCGCATTCGGCGGCACGAATTCCGTGCTGCTCTTCCGCCGCTCGTGAAACCGGGGTTCCGTCGGGGGTATGCTGACAATGGAATCTTCTTCGATCAATCACCTCGACAAACGGGAGTTCGTCATCATGCGTTTTCGCACCGCACTGATTTCCATCGCGCTGGTTGCGGCCGGCGTCTCGGCCTCGGCCCAGTCGGACCTGCTCGGCAAGTTCAAGGACCAGATGGGCTCCTCGGGCGGCGCCTCAGCGCTCGGCGAGAACCTCGGCTTCAAGATGCCCGCGATCGGCTCCAGCACCATGGGCAATGCGGCCGGCGTGCTGCAGTACTGCGTCAAGAACAACTATCTCGGCGGCGATGCGGCCTCGGTGAAGGACAAGCTGCTGGCCAAAATCACCGGCCAGAAGCAGCAGGAGACCGGCTTCGCGAGCGGTGCCAAGGGGCTGCTCAAGGGCGGCGACGGCAAGACGCTGAACTTCAAGATGCTCTCGTCGAAGGTGAAGGAGAAGGCCTGCGACTACGTGCTCAAGAACGCGAGTTCGCTGGTCTAGGTACCCTCCCCATGCCCGCGGCCCGTCATCGTCATCACTGCTTTCTCGGCATTCCACGACCGGCCGCGTAAGTTACCGCCTGCGGTGGCGCAGGAAAATCGCCAGCGAGCCACCCACCATCCATGAATCCGGCAGCCACCTCCTCCTCGTCCTCCCTGCGCCAGCGCATCGCACGCTGGGTTCCCTGCCTTGCATGGCCCCGCCCTTCCGCGGCGCTGCTGCGCAACGAGGCGATGGCGGGCATCACGGTGGCGCTGATGGTCATTCCGCAAGGCGTGGCGTATGCGGCGCTGGCGGGCATGCCGCTGGTCACCGGCGTGTACGCGGCGCTGTTCCCGGCGCTCGTCGCGGTGATCTTCAGCTCGTCGCAGCGGCTGTCGGTCGGCCCCACTGCCCTCACCAGCCTGCTGGTGGGCGCATCGCTCGCGCCGCTGGCGGTGCCCGGCAGCGCCGAATGGGTGGAAATGGCCGTCTGGCTCACGTTGATGTCGGGCGCGATCCAGGTCGTGCTGGGTGCCGGGCGCTTCGGCTGGCTGCTGCGGCTGGTCAACTCGCCGGTGCTGATCGGCTTCACGCAGGGCGCGGCGGTGCTGATCGCCATCTCGCAGCTGCCGGCGCTGCTCGGCTTCACAGGGCGCACCATCCCCCAGGTGCTGCAGGGGGGGCCGCTGCCGGATCTGGTCGCCGTTGCCTTCGGGCTGGGCAGCATCGCCGTGCTGTGGCTCGGCAAGCGGCTCGCGCCGCGCTTCCCGACCACGATGGCGCTGGTGGCGGGCGCCGCGGCCATCAGCTGGAGCGTCAACTACGCATTGCGCGGCGGGGCCGTGGTGGGCAGCTTGCCCTCGGGCCTGCCCTCCTTCTACTGGCCGGGCCTGCTGCCTTTGCACACGTTCAGCGCGCTGGTGCTGCCGGCCCTGATGATCACACTGGTGAGCTTTCTCGAAACCGCTTCGAGCGCCAAGGTCGACAACGCGCGCGCCGGCACGCTCTGGAACGAGAACCAGGACCTGATCGGCCAGGGCCTGGCCAAGCTGGCCTCGGGTTTCTCGGGCGCCTTTCCCACCAGCTCGTCGTTCTCGCGCTCGGCCATCACGCTGTATGCGGGCGCGCAGACCGGCTGGGCCACGCTGTCCAGCGTGGTGGTGGTGGCCGGTGCGCTGCTGTGGCTGATGCCGCTGCTCTATCACGTGCCGCAGGCGGTGCTGGCGGCGGTGGTGGTCACGGCCATCCTCGGACTGGTCAAGCCGGCGAGCTTCGTCGCGCTCTGGCGCGTGTCGCGCATCGAGGCCGGCATTTCGTTCGGCACCTTCGTGCTGACCATTGCCACGGCGCCGAGCATCTACTGGGGCGTGCTGGGCGGCCTGCTCGCGAGCCTGGCGCACTACATGTACCGCCACCTTCATCCACGCATCATCGAGGTGGGCCTGCATCCCGACGGCAGCCTGCGCGACCGCAACCTCTGGAAGCTGCCCCCGCTGGCGCCGCAGCTCTATGCGCTGCGCATGGATGCCGAGCTGGACTTCGCCTCGGCCTCCACGCTCGAACGCGCGCTCACCGTGGCGCTGGCCGAGCGCCCCGAACTGACCGACGTGTGCCTCTTCGCGCAGCCCATCAACCGCATCGACATCACGGGTGCCGAAGTGTTCGGCTCGATCCGCCGGATGATGGAAGCCAAGGGCGTGCGCCTGCACCTGAGCGGCCTGAAGCTGCCGGCCATGCAGGTGCTGGAGCGCGCCGGCCTGCTCGCGCCGGGGCCGATGCTCTTCAGCTACCGCACCGACGGCGAAGCGCTGGCGGCGTTGGCCCCGCGCGCCGACGCACCGCCGCATGCGGCGGCTCGGAACGACATCGGCAGCTGAACGAACGCCTCTGGCGCCGCGCACGCAGCGCATGACCGAAGGAAGTCAGCGCGCCGCGACAAAAGGCTCGACCGAGGCCGACTTGATCTCGTAGCCGCTCACGCCCATGTCCGCCGAGGCATAGCGCGCGGCCTTCAGCAGGCCGCTCACACGCACGGTGTCCATCGCATGCAGGCCCTTCACGGCATCGGCCGCGACCACATGCACGATCTGGTTGGCCGGCGGCGGTGGGGTATGGATGCAGGCGCCGAAGTACGGCACCAGCAGGAACTCGCGAATGCCGTCCTGCGTGTTGTCGAGCGGAACGACGAAGCCCGAGAGCCCTGCGGCCATGCCGTCGAGCGCCACGTTGACCGGTGCGTTGTCCCAGACGGCGCGCATCTCGTCCAGCATCTGGACCGCGCGCGGGTCGTTGTCGCGCAGCGCCTCCAGGCTGAGGTTGCGGTAGCGCTTGGTCGGGTCCCAGCTCTTGGGAACGAGCTCTTCCCACTTGAGTTCCTGCACGGCGCCGGCGACAGTCGGGCTGGTGCCCGCGGCCGGCCCGCAGCCCGCCAGGCCAACAGCGCCCAGCGCAAGCAGGAAGGCCGGCAAGGCGCGGCGGAAGAAGGCTCTCATGGCTCCTATTGTGCTTGCGGCTTGTGTCCGCCAGCTTAGCGGGGGCTTAACGGTGAAAGCCGCGGGCAAGCGGTCAGTCCCGCACCGGTCCGCGCAGGTTCTTGATCTGCGAGCGCTGGCTCTTGCCTTCGAGCCGGCGCTGCTTCGAACCGTAGGTCGGCTTGGTGGCGCGCCGCACGCGCGGCGGCGTGGCCACGCTGTCGACCACCTCCTGCAGGCGTGCGAGCGCGTCGGCGCGGTTCATTTCCTGCGTGCGGTGCTGCTGCGCCTTCAAAACGAAGACGCCTTCCTGCGTGATGCGGCTGTCGCGCAGCGCGAGCATCCGCTCCTTCACGTCGGCAGGCAGCGAGCTCGCATGGATGTCGTAGCGCAGGTGCACTGCGCTCGACACCTTGTTGACGTTCTGGCCGCCCGCGCCCTGCGCGCGGATGGCGCTGAACTCGACCTCGTCGGGGTCGATCAGGAGGGGTGGGCGGAGCATGCCCGCAAGTGTGCCTTCAAACGCGTTCGAAGACGCCTGCGATGCCCTGGTCACCGCCGATGCACATCGTGACGCGACGGACTGTCGCCGCGGGAAATACCGGCGGCTCAGCCGCGCGAAACCGACTTTGCGGACACGTCGGTCACGTCGCTGGCGCTGCCGCGAATGCGCACCGGGTGCTCCACCGATTCGCCGCGCGCACGCGCATTGGCCATGTCGGCCGCAGTCGGCTCGGCCGGCTGTGCCGCATTGCGAAAACGCTCGAAGCCCGAACGCGGGTTGAAGCGCCCGCCCATCGAAGCCATCCAGGGCGTCACGGGCTTGCCCGTGATCCGTCCCCAGGCGTAGCGCACGCCCCAGACGGCCGCCAGCAGCGTGACGGCGACCGCCAGGCTGGCCGCGAAGACCAGCCCCAGGAGCAGAAGAATGACGCGAAAAATGAAGTTCATCATCCGACTTTAGGCCGCAACGGCCTCCGATGGTTCCCCGGCCTTGGTGAACGAGAACTGGCCAGGGGTCCGGATCGGATCGGTATTCACCTCGATCGTGTCCTTCGGCCCAAAGCTGCCGTCGAGCAGCAGCTTCGAGAGCGGATTTTCGATGCGCTGCTGGATGGCGCGCTTGAGCGGCCGTGCGCCGAACACCGGGTCGAAGCCGACCTTGGCAATCTCGGCCAGCGCCGCGGGCGACACCTCGAGCCCCAGGTCCATTTTCGCGAGCCGCGCCTTCAGCACCTTGAGCTGGATCGCGGCAATCGACTCGATGTTCTTCGCGTCGAGCGCGTGGAACACCACGGTCTCGTCGATGCGGTTCAGGAACTCGGGGCGGAAGTAGTTCTTCAGCTCGTCCCACACCGCTTCCTTGATCTCCTCGGCGGGCTGGCCCACCATCGACTGGATGATCGGCGAACCGATGTTGCTGGTCATCACGATCACGCTGTTCTTGAAGTCCACGGTGCGGCCCTGGCCGTCCGTCAGGCGGCCGTCGTCGAGCACCTGCAGCAGCACGTTGAACACGTCGGGGTGCGCCTTCTCGACCTCGTCGAGCAGCACCACGCTGTAGGGCTTGCGGCGCACGGCTTCCGTGAGGTAGCCGCCCTCTTCGTAGCCCACGTAGCCCGGCGGCGCGCCGATCAGGCGGGCGACCGAGTGCTTCTCCATGAACTCGCTCATGTCGATGCGGATCAGGTGGTCTTCGCTGTCGAACAGGAAGCCCGCGAGCGCCTTGCACAGCTCGGTCTTGCCCACGCCCGTGGGGCCCAGGAACAGGAACGAGCCGGTCGGGCGATTCGGGTCGGAGAGGCCCGAGCGCGAGCGGCGGATCGCGTTGGCGACCGCGCCGATGGCCTCGTCCTGCCCCACCACGCGTTCGTGCAGCTTGCCCTCCATGACCAGCAGCTTGTCGCGTTCGCCCTGCATCAGCTTGGCGACCGGAATGCCGGTGGCGCGCGCCACGACCTCCGCGATTTCTTCGGCGCCCACCTGCGTGCGCAGCAGCGTGGGCGCGCTGGACTTGCCCTTGCTCGCTTCGCT
This genomic window from Variovorax paradoxus contains:
- a CDS encoding DUF2501 domain-containing protein, with amino-acid sequence MRFRTALISIALVAAGVSASAQSDLLGKFKDQMGSSGGASALGENLGFKMPAIGSSTMGNAAGVLQYCVKNNYLGGDAASVKDKLLAKITGQKQQETGFASGAKGLLKGGDGKTLNFKMLSSKVKEKACDYVLKNASSLV
- a CDS encoding SulP family inorganic anion transporter, whose translation is MNPAATSSSSSLRQRIARWVPCLAWPRPSAALLRNEAMAGITVALMVIPQGVAYAALAGMPLVTGVYAALFPALVAVIFSSSQRLSVGPTALTSLLVGASLAPLAVPGSAEWVEMAVWLTLMSGAIQVVLGAGRFGWLLRLVNSPVLIGFTQGAAVLIAISQLPALLGFTGRTIPQVLQGGPLPDLVAVAFGLGSIAVLWLGKRLAPRFPTTMALVAGAAAISWSVNYALRGGAVVGSLPSGLPSFYWPGLLPLHTFSALVLPALMITLVSFLETASSAKVDNARAGTLWNENQDLIGQGLAKLASGFSGAFPTSSSFSRSAITLYAGAQTGWATLSSVVVVAGALLWLMPLLYHVPQAVLAAVVVTAILGLVKPASFVALWRVSRIEAGISFGTFVLTIATAPSIYWGVLGGLLASLAHYMYRHLHPRIIEVGLHPDGSLRDRNLWKLPPLAPQLYALRMDAELDFASASTLERALTVALAERPELTDVCLFAQPINRIDITGAEVFGSIRRMMEAKGVRLHLSGLKLPAMQVLERAGLLAPGPMLFSYRTDGEALAALAPRADAPPHAAARNDIGS
- a CDS encoding acyl carrier protein, which gives rise to MSSLKELQDLIHEKYGIEPSKLDPNASMRETGGLDSLALAEFLFAIEDHFGITMPDEDANIDTLTELAVLVDKVRAAKTA
- a CDS encoding beta-ketoacyl-[acyl-carrier-protein] synthase family protein; translated protein: MNHEVCVTGLGVVAPHGDEPGALFQALLDGQSAIRPIFPELPRPAAAATVAFDETRWFTKLQLAGVDRVSQLAVAAADLALRDAGLAANDADPERMGVYAGCGMGGAAALEAAYRGNGRVSPLTIPAFMPNAPAAHVAMRQGVQGPVLTYSIACASSSVAIAEAAKAIRRGEVDMAIAGGSEALIVPGVVLAWQAMQTLASFQPGEAAGAVRPFASDRSGFALGEGAAFLVLESAERARGRGARSYATLAGWGLSSDATHLTKPDAPGQARALRQALRQAGLAPRDVGYCNAHGTATRIGDVVERNALADVWGNDLDSLRVSSTKALHGHMLGAAGAIEALVTVLALHHRQLPPNANCSEVDPACSLNLVAQHDTGAPAIEAAMSNSFAFGGTNSVLLFRRS
- the arfB gene encoding alternative ribosome rescue aminoacyl-tRNA hydrolase ArfB, which encodes MLRPPLLIDPDEVEFSAIRAQGAGGQNVNKVSSAVHLRYDIHASSLPADVKERMLALRDSRITQEGVFVLKAQQHRTQEMNRADALARLQEVVDSVATPPRVRRATKPTYGSKQRRLEGKSQRSQIKNLRGPVRD
- a CDS encoding phosphatase PAP2 family protein encodes the protein MPSRRSGKIGRPTKTTDHPTDLPMAPLPRTHSPQTWTADIGARIRRLFWLKAIGTTVFTWLFFIGYFHMLRNPAYPVVVMPLTALDHLIPFQPYTLGAYLSLWVYVGVAPGLQPNFRELVVYGLWIGALCLTGLGLFYFWPTQIPPLAIDVSGYPGFAMLQGVDAAGNACPSMHVAVAIFTAIRLDHVLREARTPAFLRLANWLWFAAIAYSTLAIKQHVVLDALAGALLGMAFVLASLRWRPGDRSRGHALVGADIIGHH
- a CDS encoding DUF3299 domain-containing protein, with the protein product MRAFFRRALPAFLLALGAVGLAGCGPAAGTSPTVAGAVQELKWEELVPKSWDPTKRYRNLSLEALRDNDPRAVQMLDEMRAVWDNAPVNVALDGMAAGLSGFVVPLDNTQDGIREFLLVPYFGACIHTPPPPANQIVHVVAADAVKGLHAMDTVRVSGLLKAARYASADMGVSGYEIKSASVEPFVAAR